One genomic window of Salvia miltiorrhiza cultivar Shanhuang (shh) chromosome 4, IMPLAD_Smil_shh, whole genome shotgun sequence includes the following:
- the LOC131022001 gene encoding putative expansin-B2, with amino-acid sequence MLMASLFTHFAFFTLIANLCYGFHPRLLNVSKLQNSGSDWSPARASWYGNPSGAGSDGGACGYQNAVEEAPYSSRITAAASSLYKSGEACGTCYQVKCTTTAACSGKAVTVVITDECPGCDSQSILFDLSGTSFGTMARPGEADQLRNVGIEQIQYKRVECNFPGVTVAFRVDPGSNPNYFAAAIEYEDGDGITGVELRRAAESGGAWIKMQPSWGAVWKADLPNNYPPPFSFRLTGGGDSGKTIVANNVIPANYSPGKTYRSVVNF; translated from the exons ATGCTCATGGCTTCTCTGTTCACTCACTTTGCTTTCTTCACTCTCATAGCAAACTTGTGCTATGGTTTCCACCCTAGACTTCTAAACGTATCCAAACTTCAGAATTCTGGATCGGACTGGTCTCCAGCCCGAGCCAGTTGGTACGGAAACCCTTCCGGTGCAGGCAGTGACG GGGGTGCATGTGGATATCAAAATGCTGTTGAAGAAGCACCTTATTCTTCTCGAATAACAGCTGCTGCTTCTTCTCTCTACAAATCAGGCGAAGCTTGTGGAACTTGTTATCAG GTGAAATGTACGACAACGGCGGCTTGCTCGGGTAAGGCGGTGACGGTGGTAATAACTGATGAGTGCCCTGGCTGTGACTCACAGTCAATTCTATTCGATTTAAGTGGGACCTCATTTGGAACCATGGCTAGACCAGGCGAAGCTGATCAACTTAGAAATGTTGGAATCGAGCAAATTCAATATAAAAG GGTGGAGTGCAACTTCCCGGGAGTAACCGTGGCGTTCCGGGTCGACCCGGGTTCGAACCCGAACTACTTCGCGGCCGCCATCGAGTACGAGGACGGGGACGGGATCACCGGAGTGGAGCTGAGACGGGCGGCGGAGTCGGGCGGCGCGTGGATCAAAATGCAGCCGTCGTGGGGGGCTGTTTGGAAAGCGGATTTGCCGAACAACTACCCGCCGCCCTTCTCCTTCCGGCTAACCGGCGGCGGGGATTCCGGCAAGACGATTGTCGCCAACAACGTTATTCCCGCCAATTACTCGCCCGGGAAAACTTACAGATCAGTTGTCAACTTTtga